The Paenibacillus tianjinensis genome has a window encoding:
- a CDS encoding Gfo/Idh/MocA family protein: protein MQLAKLKVGVIGLGGISDMHISGILANEEAVLWSICDCKEEVLASRGEQYKIPESRRYLDYTEMLADPELEAVSIGTPNYNHYEIACEAIKQQKPFALEKPVTLDEREAAALRDLLSETDLPHMICFSYRYKPAVRYAKWLIDQGKLGAIKHVYGQYLQGWGLSEQVPLVWRFRRELSGSGALGDLGSHLLDLQRFLVGNVERVMADAGTIIKDRPLLESDGKGEVDVDDFCHVLARLDGGISSTMAISRFAFGRGNFQQLEIFGDRGAVLYNLEEEDVLHVKLAEDGDEVFRKVEIPAEFQVDQMTAFINLVNGHGDGYDATMEDGYVNQHAIDSILVSLKEQRWIFI, encoded by the coding sequence GTGCAGTTGGCAAAACTGAAAGTCGGTGTAATTGGTCTCGGCGGCATATCTGACATGCATATTTCCGGAATTTTAGCGAATGAAGAAGCGGTCTTGTGGTCGATTTGTGATTGTAAGGAAGAAGTGCTGGCAAGCCGGGGAGAGCAATATAAGATCCCGGAATCAAGAAGGTACTTGGATTATACAGAAATGCTGGCAGACCCTGAGCTTGAGGCTGTAAGTATCGGTACGCCCAACTATAACCATTATGAAATTGCCTGTGAGGCCATCAAGCAGCAAAAGCCGTTTGCTCTGGAGAAGCCGGTGACGCTTGATGAACGGGAAGCTGCCGCACTGCGTGATCTGCTGAGTGAGACGGATTTACCGCATATGATCTGTTTCAGTTACCGGTACAAGCCGGCGGTAAGGTATGCAAAATGGCTGATCGATCAAGGGAAATTAGGTGCAATTAAACATGTTTACGGCCAGTATTTGCAAGGCTGGGGGCTAAGTGAGCAGGTTCCGCTGGTCTGGAGATTCCGCAGGGAGCTGTCCGGTTCAGGCGCGCTTGGAGACCTGGGTTCGCATTTGCTCGATCTTCAGCGTTTTCTTGTAGGCAATGTGGAACGGGTAATGGCAGATGCCGGAACGATTATCAAGGATCGGCCTTTGCTTGAGAGTGATGGGAAAGGAGAGGTAGATGTCGATGATTTCTGTCATGTGCTTGCCAGGCTTGACGGGGGGATCTCGTCCACGATGGCAATCTCCAGATTTGCATTCGGCAGGGGAAACTTTCAGCAGCTAGAAATCTTTGGGGACCGGGGAGCGGTGCTGTATAACCTGGAGGAAGAGGATGTTCTACACGTTAAATTAGCTGAAGATGGTGATGAGGTATTCCGGAAAGTAGAGATTCCTGCAGAATTTCAGGTGGATCAAATGACAGCGTTCATTAATCTGGTAAACGGACATGGTGACGGATACGATGCCACTATGGAAGACGGCTATGTAAACCAGCATGCGATTGATTCAATCCTAGTCTCATTAAAAGAACAACGGTGGATTTTCATCTAA
- a CDS encoding glycoside hydrolase family 13 protein, giving the protein MSNTKWWQTAVIYQIYPRSFQDSDGDGIGDLRGIINRLDYLGQLGITAIWLSPVYKSPNDDNGYDISDYQDIMSEFGTMEDMDELIEQAGHRNIRIIMDLVVNHTSDEHPWFIEARKGKDNPYRDYYIWRDPVNGGVPNSLRSTFSGSAWELDETSGQYYLHLFSRRQPDLNWENPKVRQEVWDMMNFWLDKGVGGFRMDVIDLVGKIPDQEITGNGPKLHEYLQEMNRETFGKHDVLTVGETWGATPEAAKLYSNPDRNELSMVFQFEHIGLDQQEGGEKWDLKPLAVSELKQVLAKWQTELGNEGWNSLFWNNHDLPRIVSRWGDDGRYRVQSAKMFAILLHLMKGTPYIYQGEELGMTNYPVQEISEVQDIESINMYHERLAGGYAKEEIIHSINAKGRDNARTPIQWDTTPNGGFTTGEPWLPVNPNYTEINMKANLEDPDSVFHCYRKLIELRKNNPIVVWGDFELVTGVPDQVFMYYRRYEGQTWLVTANFSREAVALELPGFGQAGELIIGNYSREDLDFRQLQLRPYEAFAVKLL; this is encoded by the coding sequence TTGAGTAATACGAAATGGTGGCAGACAGCGGTTATCTACCAGATCTACCCTAGGAGTTTTCAGGATAGCGACGGAGATGGGATCGGCGATCTCCGGGGAATTATCAACAGATTAGACTATCTCGGGCAGCTTGGTATTACCGCGATATGGCTTAGTCCCGTTTATAAGTCGCCAAATGATGATAACGGCTATGACATCAGTGATTATCAGGATATTATGAGCGAATTCGGAACAATGGAGGATATGGATGAATTAATCGAACAAGCAGGGCACCGCAACATCCGGATTATTATGGATCTGGTGGTCAATCATACTTCGGATGAGCATCCATGGTTCATTGAAGCCCGCAAGGGAAAAGACAATCCTTACCGGGACTACTATATCTGGCGTGACCCGGTGAACGGCGGAGTTCCCAATTCCCTGCGTTCCACATTCAGCGGTTCGGCCTGGGAGCTTGATGAAACGAGCGGCCAGTACTATCTGCACTTGTTCAGCCGCAGACAGCCGGACCTGAACTGGGAGAACCCCAAAGTCCGGCAAGAGGTATGGGACATGATGAATTTCTGGCTGGATAAAGGGGTCGGAGGATTCCGTATGGATGTGATTGATCTGGTCGGCAAAATACCGGATCAGGAGATTACAGGAAACGGCCCGAAGCTGCATGAATACCTTCAGGAAATGAACCGGGAGACGTTTGGCAAGCATGATGTTCTGACCGTGGGGGAGACTTGGGGGGCGACACCGGAAGCGGCTAAGCTGTATTCTAATCCGGACCGTAACGAGCTTTCCATGGTATTCCAGTTTGAACATATCGGTCTGGATCAGCAGGAAGGCGGAGAAAAGTGGGATTTGAAGCCGCTTGCTGTAAGTGAATTAAAACAGGTGCTGGCGAAATGGCAGACGGAGCTGGGGAACGAAGGCTGGAACAGCCTGTTCTGGAACAATCATGACTTGCCGAGGATTGTATCCCGTTGGGGGGATGACGGACGGTACCGTGTGCAGAGCGCGAAGATGTTCGCCATTCTGCTGCACTTAATGAAGGGCACACCTTACATTTATCAAGGCGAAGAGCTTGGAATGACTAATTATCCGGTTCAAGAGATCAGCGAAGTGCAGGATATAGAGAGCATCAATATGTATCATGAACGGCTTGCAGGCGGATATGCCAAGGAAGAGATTATTCATTCCATTAATGCCAAGGGCAGAGATAATGCCCGGACACCGATTCAATGGGATACTACCCCTAACGGGGGATTCACAACCGGAGAGCCATGGCTGCCTGTAAATCCGAATTATACAGAAATTAACATGAAGGCGAACCTGGAGGATCCGGATTCAGTGTTCCACTGCTACCGGAAGTTAATCGAACTGCGAAAGAACAATCCGATCGTTGTATGGGGTGATTTTGAACTGGTGACGGGTGTGCCGGATCAAGTGTTCATGTATTACCGCCGGTACGAAGGTCAGACCTGGCTGGTAACCGCCAATTTCAGCAGGGAGGCTGTAGCGCTGGAGCTGCCCGGTTTCGGTCAAGCCGGGGAATTAATCATCGGAAACTATTCCAGAGAAGACTTAGACTTTAGACAATTACAATTGCGGCCGTACGAGGCGTTCGCCGTTAAACTTTTGTAG
- a CDS encoding ABC transporter permease yields MASEKGLKRKGFWKYRALIVLALPGVLLMLINNYLPMFGIFLAFKDLNYTDGIWGSKWIGLDNFKFLFASNDAWVIIRNTLLYNISFLVINTLLAVLLALMLNEVKNKFASKFFQSTVILPNFISMVIVGYIVYGFLNPELGFVNKFILEPFGLEPNNWYAEARHWPYILTIVNTWKGVGYSAVVYLAAIVGIDSEYYEAAVIDGASRWKQMTKITIPLIAPIIIIMTLLAIGRIFNADFGLFYQATMASGMIKETTEVIDTYVYNALLVTGDTGLASSAGLLQSVVGFTLVVTVNLIVRKVSKENALF; encoded by the coding sequence ATGGCTTCGGAAAAAGGATTGAAACGGAAAGGCTTTTGGAAGTACAGGGCCTTAATTGTTCTGGCACTGCCTGGTGTGCTGCTGATGTTAATCAATAATTATCTTCCCATGTTTGGGATTTTTCTGGCCTTTAAGGATCTGAATTATACGGACGGGATCTGGGGGAGCAAGTGGATCGGACTGGATAATTTCAAGTTTCTGTTTGCTTCAAATGATGCGTGGGTGATCATCAGAAATACGTTGCTGTATAACATCAGCTTTTTAGTAATCAATACCTTATTGGCTGTGCTGTTGGCCCTTATGCTTAACGAGGTCAAAAATAAATTCGCCTCCAAGTTTTTTCAGAGTACAGTGATCCTGCCCAATTTTATATCCATGGTCATTGTCGGCTATATTGTCTACGGGTTTTTAAATCCGGAACTGGGCTTCGTCAATAAATTCATCCTGGAGCCCTTTGGGCTCGAGCCTAATAACTGGTATGCGGAAGCACGGCATTGGCCTTATATTTTGACTATTGTCAACACCTGGAAGGGTGTAGGGTATTCGGCAGTGGTTTACTTGGCAGCGATTGTCGGAATTGACTCCGAATATTATGAAGCTGCTGTCATTGACGGGGCAAGCCGCTGGAAGCAAATGACGAAAATTACAATCCCGTTGATTGCTCCGATCATTATCATCATGACCTTGCTGGCGATTGGCCGGATTTTCAACGCTGATTTCGGTTTGTTTTATCAGGCGACAATGGCATCCGGGATGATTAAAGAGACAACGGAAGTTATCGATACTTATGTATACAATGCGTTACTGGTCACCGGCGATACGGGACTTGCCTCCTCGGCAGGGCTGCTGCAATCCGTTGTCGGCTTCACGCTAGTCGTGACTGTCAACCTGATTGTCCGTAAAGTCAGCAAAGAAAATGCCCTATTCTAA
- a CDS encoding sensor histidine kinase, with translation MKNKKNSLGVRLVQLFAAITIPLLTVLFAGGYYAKQNVLDQVSRSYQNLVSSNLQMMESSLGDITINLVDIVDHDENFLELTSPGRTDSEYFFARMGLMQRNQAYQAYYHSVDMFYLYSSVNDTLTLSNVLGTTEDYMDKVRASITETVHKTDQLESLRYKWTLVKIAGDYYLNRIAGNDLGSPAYIGALIRIDSLRSPLGNLNLQSGGDVLIVDNNGNILTSSSETMGYNFKLPREELSRNASFSFSHEGVKLFVVSSQSATLGINLSVVIPASELLQGLNIFQMIINVLPFFILIILLVYLYYFRRMVIRPILDLLGGIHRIRKGSMETQLPTSNLLEFQALNQAFNSMVVEIQDLKIDVYEERLHAQKAEMKHLQMQINPHFFLNTLNIVFQLADLQRYELVKKTVRHLVQYFRFMLQVKENSITLGQEMEHLRNYLEIQKMRYQQSFDFRITVAEDLKSAVIPSLIIQPFVENAMLHGISLKTETFTLDLSAVRSEEANDTMIVEISDNGKGSSPQKLQELNAPDYTPGTEEGHIGIWNVKQRLAMRYQGRAGIHFSGNKPSGFRVRLILPIEYTEGER, from the coding sequence ATGAAGAACAAAAAAAATTCGCTGGGTGTAAGGCTTGTTCAACTGTTTGCCGCTATAACGATTCCTCTGCTCACTGTGCTTTTTGCAGGGGGGTACTATGCCAAGCAAAATGTTCTGGATCAGGTATCCAGATCCTATCAGAACCTGGTGAGCTCCAATCTGCAAATGATGGAGAGCAGCCTCGGGGATATTACGATTAATCTGGTGGATATTGTTGATCATGATGAGAACTTTTTAGAGCTCACTTCCCCGGGGCGGACAGATTCCGAATACTTTTTTGCCCGCATGGGGCTTATGCAACGAAATCAAGCCTATCAGGCCTATTATCATAGCGTCGACATGTTCTATCTATACTCCAGCGTTAACGATACACTGACATTGTCCAATGTACTGGGAACGACAGAAGATTATATGGATAAAGTCCGGGCATCGATTACAGAGACGGTTCATAAGACGGATCAATTAGAATCGCTCCGGTATAAATGGACCCTCGTTAAGATTGCAGGAGATTACTATCTAAACCGGATAGCAGGCAATGATCTGGGCAGTCCCGCCTATATCGGCGCACTTATCCGAATCGACTCCCTGCGTTCACCGCTGGGCAATCTAAACCTGCAATCCGGCGGGGATGTGCTAATCGTGGATAATAACGGGAATATCTTGACCAGTTCTTCAGAAACAATGGGATATAATTTCAAGCTGCCGCGTGAGGAGCTGAGCCGGAATGCTTCGTTTTCCTTTTCGCATGAAGGCGTTAAATTATTCGTTGTGTCCAGCCAGTCAGCGACTCTGGGAATCAATCTTTCCGTGGTCATCCCCGCTTCAGAACTGCTTCAAGGCCTGAATATCTTCCAGATGATTATTAATGTGCTTCCCTTTTTTATTTTGATCATTCTGCTGGTCTACTTGTATTATTTTCGCCGCATGGTCATCCGTCCGATTCTGGATTTACTGGGGGGAATCCACCGGATAAGAAAAGGTTCTATGGAGACCCAGCTTCCGACTTCTAACCTCTTAGAGTTTCAAGCGCTGAATCAGGCATTTAATTCTATGGTTGTTGAAATACAAGATTTAAAAATTGATGTCTATGAGGAACGGTTACATGCGCAAAAAGCAGAGATGAAGCATCTGCAGATGCAAATTAATCCGCACTTTTTCCTGAATACGCTCAATATTGTTTTTCAGCTTGCCGATCTGCAGCGATATGAACTGGTGAAAAAGACGGTGCGCCATCTGGTGCAGTATTTCCGCTTTATGCTTCAGGTGAAGGAGAACAGTATAACTTTAGGACAAGAAATGGAGCATCTCCGCAATTATCTTGAAATTCAAAAGATGCGCTATCAGCAATCTTTCGATTTCCGGATTACCGTAGCCGAGGATCTTAAAAGCGCCGTTATACCGTCCTTGATCATACAGCCCTTTGTAGAAAACGCCATGCTTCATGGCATAAGTTTAAAAACAGAGACGTTCACTCTGGATCTCTCGGCAGTCCGTTCTGAAGAAGCGAATGATACCATGATTGTTGAGATTTCGGACAACGGAAAAGGGAGCAGTCCCCAGAAACTGCAGGAGTTAAATGCTCCTGATTACACGCCGGGAACTGAGGAAGGTCATATCGGGATCTGGAATGTGAAACAGAGGCTGGCCATGAGATATCAGGGGCGTGCCGGCATTCACTTCAGCGGGAATAAGCCGTCCGGATTCCGGGTGCGCCTGATCCTGCCCATTGAATATACAGAAGGAGAACGATAA
- a CDS encoding ABC transporter substrate-binding protein, producing MNWLKKSSAVLAALMLTSVVAAGCGGNNTANSPAGSAEPEGAASTGLKPYEVVMVFPDAPQKDNQLVQDAMNDYLKQTYPELNMTVKLNPIDWGAWSDKTNLMMASGDKMDLLFTADWLGFQQQVTKGGLLPLDDLLAKYGPDIEAVEKDYHEPAKRDGKLYGIHTHQELGGTQGVYLNKELVDKYSFDLTALKSGKVEDLEPMLQTIKEKEPGITPLVAPSFPLEAYYSSANLDSIVSIAAINTVGTAADDYTVINSFTTPRYMELAKLTNKWYKAGYINKDALTPGLDAWKKMQAGKGFAFVGDMDILADMEIGKAAISPNGSIKAGREMLQIPLNIDRLQTGKMTATMYAISKSSEDPERAMMLLNLFYKDKELLTLFNFGIEGKHYVLQDGQIALPEGQTTDSVGYYHDIMWQIGNQMLNYTRVGEDPNKYQNYEKFNQQISSNPSRIFGFVFDPEPVKNELISIDNANKTFVDGLKSGQLDPEEVVPKMLEKQKAAGADKVIAEAQKQLDAWLKENGKK from the coding sequence ATGAATTGGTTAAAAAAGAGTTCTGCTGTGCTGGCAGCACTGATGCTGACTTCAGTCGTAGCAGCCGGTTGCGGCGGAAATAACACAGCAAATTCACCAGCGGGTTCAGCTGAGCCGGAGGGGGCAGCCAGCACGGGGCTTAAGCCTTACGAGGTTGTGATGGTATTCCCCGATGCGCCTCAAAAAGACAATCAGCTGGTTCAGGATGCGATGAATGATTATCTGAAGCAGACTTATCCGGAATTGAATATGACGGTCAAGCTGAATCCCATTGATTGGGGGGCTTGGAGCGATAAAACGAATCTGATGATGGCTTCCGGTGATAAAATGGACCTGCTGTTTACGGCGGATTGGCTTGGCTTCCAGCAACAGGTTACCAAAGGGGGACTGCTGCCGCTTGATGATTTGCTGGCCAAGTACGGTCCTGATATCGAAGCTGTAGAGAAGGATTACCACGAGCCGGCCAAACGCGACGGCAAGCTGTACGGTATTCATACCCATCAGGAGCTGGGCGGCACGCAAGGTGTTTACTTGAACAAAGAGCTTGTGGACAAATACAGCTTTGATCTGACTGCACTGAAGTCCGGTAAAGTCGAGGATCTGGAGCCTATGCTCCAAACCATAAAAGAGAAAGAACCGGGGATCACGCCTTTGGTGGCACCAAGCTTTCCGCTCGAAGCTTACTATTCATCCGCGAATCTGGACTCTATTGTAAGTATCGCTGCAATTAACACCGTAGGGACAGCGGCTGATGATTATACAGTCATCAATTCATTCACCACGCCCCGCTATATGGAGCTTGCGAAGCTGACCAACAAATGGTACAAGGCGGGGTATATTAACAAGGATGCACTGACCCCCGGTTTAGATGCCTGGAAGAAAATGCAGGCCGGTAAAGGGTTCGCTTTTGTAGGTGATATGGACATTCTGGCTGATATGGAGATTGGTAAAGCTGCGATCTCACCGAATGGTTCGATCAAGGCAGGGCGTGAAATGCTGCAGATTCCTCTTAATATTGACCGTCTGCAGACCGGAAAGATGACAGCAACCATGTATGCGATTTCGAAGAGCTCAGAAGATCCTGAACGTGCAATGATGCTGCTTAACCTCTTTTATAAAGACAAGGAATTGCTGACCCTCTTTAACTTCGGAATTGAAGGGAAGCATTATGTGCTGCAAGATGGCCAGATTGCTCTGCCGGAAGGTCAAACAACAGACAGCGTCGGCTATTATCATGATATTATGTGGCAAATCGGCAATCAGATGCTTAACTACACCCGTGTAGGAGAAGACCCGAATAAATACCAGAACTATGAAAAATTCAATCAACAAATTTCTTCGAACCCTTCCCGGATTTTCGGATTTGTCTTTGATCCGGAGCCGGTTAAAAATGAACTGATTTCAATCGACAATGCCAATAAAACCTTTGTAGACGGGCTGAAGTCCGGTCAATTGGATCCGGAAGAGGTTGTCCCTAAAATGCTGGAGAAACAAAAGGCAGCAGGAGCCGACAAGGTGATTGCAGAAGCACAAAAACAGCTTGATGCCTGGCTTAAAGAAAACGGCAAGAAATAG
- a CDS encoding AraC family transcriptional regulator, translating into MFAVNTEMLPRIKLMGFVSYKQPWIHFKRTTNEHVLYFIKSGELHLTEKGIHYILKKGDILLLEPNIEHEGTEKHVCDYYFIHFEHQDISFAQAGDLLTMARRFILEEETQQTEGGDFICHFPKHYNLSKNVLSLSIQAMNEMLMLYRRKYFNRGLTALKFTEWLIEVSREHFIAALQNHEGSNTKPLIKVHALLDYIHEHYTDKITGQGIAQEFDCNYDYLNRVFTRLTGQSIMRYVNRVRINHAKELIEATHLPFGEIGYLTGLDDPFYFSKVFKKIVGVTPSQYYKEIRGQVKESH; encoded by the coding sequence GTGTTTGCTGTCAATACCGAAATGCTGCCAAGAATCAAGCTGATGGGATTCGTTTCCTACAAGCAGCCCTGGATTCATTTTAAAAGAACAACAAACGAGCATGTCCTCTATTTCATCAAAAGCGGAGAACTTCACCTTACAGAGAAAGGAATTCATTATATTCTAAAAAAGGGAGATATCCTTTTACTGGAGCCGAATATAGAGCATGAGGGAACAGAAAAACATGTCTGCGATTACTACTTTATTCATTTTGAGCATCAGGATATAAGCTTCGCACAGGCGGGGGATTTGCTGACAATGGCCAGACGCTTCATTCTGGAGGAGGAAACGCAGCAAACCGAAGGAGGCGATTTCATTTGCCATTTTCCGAAACATTACAATTTGTCCAAAAACGTTCTGTCTCTCTCTATTCAAGCTATGAATGAAATGCTGATGTTATATAGAAGAAAATATTTCAACCGCGGACTAACTGCCCTGAAATTTACCGAATGGCTTATCGAGGTGTCACGCGAGCATTTCATTGCAGCGCTTCAAAATCATGAGGGCAGCAATACCAAGCCCTTGATTAAAGTCCATGCCCTGCTGGACTATATTCACGAGCATTATACAGACAAAATTACCGGGCAGGGGATCGCGCAGGAATTTGACTGCAATTATGACTATCTGAACCGCGTCTTCACCAGGCTGACAGGCCAGAGCATCATGCGCTATGTCAATCGCGTAAGGATCAATCATGCGAAAGAGCTGATTGAAGCCACGCATCTGCCGTTTGGTGAAATCGGCTATTTGACTGGTTTGGACGACCCTTTTTATTTCAGCAAAGTGTTTAAGAAGATTGTTGGAGTTACACCTTCACAGTATTACAAAGAGATACGGGGCCAGGTAAAAGAATCCCATTAA
- a CDS encoding carbohydrate ABC transporter permease — protein sequence MNSKRTNPVIIIVLTLFSLACLIPFWLVLMISLADEDWVTVHGYSFWPGKFSLVAYQYLIEDAEKILRAYGVSALVTITGVVVSLFVTSAMAYALSRKEFPLRGALSLYILITMLFSGGLLPWYLVYTRFLHVQDTLMALIIPGLIGGFNVIIMRTFFTNSIPPSLIDSSQIDGAGEFRTYFSIILPLSLPVMATIGLFTTVSYWNDWFTSLVFIQNEKLFSLQYLLTKTLMNASFLQTIANKAYSSTAQVTTPLESIRMAMAMIAIGPLVLVFPFLQKYFVKGLTVGAVKG from the coding sequence ATGAATTCCAAAAGAACCAATCCCGTCATCATTATTGTTCTGACCTTGTTTAGCCTGGCGTGCCTGATCCCGTTCTGGCTCGTGCTTATGATATCGCTCGCTGACGAAGACTGGGTAACCGTTCATGGCTACAGCTTCTGGCCGGGTAAATTCAGCCTTGTCGCTTATCAGTATTTAATTGAAGATGCCGAGAAAATATTGCGGGCCTATGGTGTGTCTGCTCTGGTAACGATCACCGGTGTGGTGGTCAGCTTGTTCGTGACTTCGGCAATGGCCTATGCGTTATCAAGAAAAGAGTTTCCGCTCAGGGGGGCTCTGAGCCTCTACATTTTGATTACGATGCTGTTCTCGGGTGGTTTGCTGCCCTGGTATCTTGTATACACCCGCTTTTTACATGTTCAGGATACTTTAATGGCCTTAATCATTCCTGGCTTGATTGGCGGCTTCAACGTTATTATCATGCGGACCTTCTTTACGAACAGTATTCCGCCTTCTCTGATTGATTCGTCGCAGATTGACGGTGCAGGAGAATTCCGGACCTACTTCAGCATTATTCTGCCGCTGTCCCTGCCTGTTATGGCGACAATCGGGCTGTTCACCACCGTATCCTACTGGAATGACTGGTTTACAAGTTTGGTCTTCATCCAGAATGAGAAGCTGTTCTCTCTGCAGTATTTGCTGACCAAGACCTTAATGAACGCTTCATTCCTGCAGACGATCGCCAATAAGGCCTATAGCTCCACCGCCCAGGTTACGACACCGCTTGAATCTATCCGTATGGCCATGGCAATGATTGCGATCGGTCCTCTGGTGCTGGTGTTCCCGTTCCTGCAGAAGTACTTTGTAAAGGGTCTTACCGTAGGCGCTGTGAAAGGCTGA
- a CDS encoding response regulator transcription factor: MRLLIVDDEQFAVEGLLYCCNWNEAGIEEVVTANRADRAREIINEKKIDLLICDIEMPDEDGLSLVGWVKEHSPWTETIFLTCHSEFSYAKRAVNLGSFDYLLKPVDTAELLSAVSGMIAAVREKEEYESYNKMYHKYLNLWQQEKPKRVERFWQDLLSRSILSFGDFFERELAGAGVGLEPADLVLPILISIENWNKPLSPRDQEIMEYAVKKAAAEFFTEEYQGEAVTDKHGVLFILLYAKGGKAGKPGIQQLTAAGQHFIKACQDMFYSIVTCYVGSFKSLQELPGMCESLKTMERDNISRTQSVLLYIPQDQVPLSSESEGIELDDLAAYMLTGKRESAVQFIHNLTEKLQADPCFQGRHLDALHQDTLQIIYHFLQVRGINAGSIAKFTDWTSARIRGLAQYRHWAEGMVSAVMEAEFERQEKGGVIERSIRYIQHNVEVEISRDIVANYVGLNPAYLSRLFKKETGQSLIDFLISVKMNRTRELLDTTDLPVSAIAQQVGYSNFSHFTKMFRKQFDVNPQEYRKVTKRID; the protein is encoded by the coding sequence ATGCGATTATTGATTGTGGATGATGAACAATTTGCTGTAGAGGGCCTTCTTTACTGCTGTAACTGGAACGAGGCTGGAATTGAAGAGGTTGTGACAGCTAATAGAGCAGACAGAGCCAGAGAAATAATAAATGAAAAAAAGATTGATCTGCTGATATGCGATATTGAAATGCCCGATGAAGACGGGCTTTCGCTGGTTGGCTGGGTGAAAGAACACTCGCCCTGGACGGAAACCATCTTTCTGACTTGTCATTCCGAATTTTCCTATGCCAAAAGAGCAGTTAACCTCGGGAGCTTCGATTATCTGCTCAAGCCAGTTGATACAGCTGAACTGTTGTCTGCCGTATCGGGGATGATTGCAGCTGTCCGTGAGAAAGAAGAGTACGAATCTTACAATAAAATGTACCATAAGTATCTTAATCTGTGGCAGCAAGAGAAGCCGAAGCGTGTGGAGCGTTTCTGGCAGGATTTGTTGTCCCGCAGCATTCTGTCTTTTGGAGATTTTTTCGAACGGGAGCTGGCAGGCGCCGGCGTGGGGTTAGAGCCTGCTGATCTGGTGTTGCCAATCCTGATCAGTATTGAAAATTGGAATAAACCCTTAAGCCCGCGTGATCAGGAGATTATGGAATATGCCGTCAAAAAAGCGGCGGCAGAATTCTTCACTGAGGAGTACCAGGGCGAGGCCGTTACGGATAAACACGGGGTTTTGTTCATTCTGCTGTATGCCAAAGGCGGGAAAGCCGGGAAGCCTGGTATTCAGCAGCTCACAGCTGCCGGACAGCATTTTATTAAGGCATGCCAGGATATGTTCTACAGCATAGTAACCTGCTATGTCGGCTCGTTCAAATCCCTTCAAGAGCTGCCGGGAATGTGCGAGAGCTTAAAGACAATGGAGCGTGACAACATTTCCCGGACACAATCGGTGCTCCTATACATCCCTCAAGACCAGGTGCCGCTGTCCTCAGAGTCGGAAGGTATAGAACTTGATGATTTAGCTGCTTATATGCTAACCGGAAAACGGGAATCTGCTGTGCAGTTTATCCATAACCTGACTGAAAAATTACAGGCTGATCCATGCTTTCAGGGAAGACATTTGGACGCATTGCATCAGGATACGCTGCAGATTATATACCACTTCCTGCAGGTCAGAGGAATTAATGCAGGCAGTATAGCCAAGTTTACAGATTGGACAAGCGCCCGCATCCGGGGTCTGGCTCAATACAGGCATTGGGCAGAAGGAATGGTATCTGCCGTTATGGAAGCAGAGTTCGAACGGCAGGAAAAAGGGGGCGTGATTGAGCGGTCCATCCGCTACATTCAGCACAATGTGGAAGTAGAGATATCGAGAGATATTGTCGCAAATTATGTGGGATTGAATCCGGCTTATCTCTCCAGGCTATTCAAAAAAGAAACAGGCCAAAGTCTCATCGATTTTCTGATTTCAGTTAAAATGAACCGTACCCGCGAACTGCTGGACACTACGGATCTGCCGGTAAGTGCGATAGCGCAACAGGTAGGATATAGTAATTTTTCGCATTTTACCAAGATGTTCCGCAAGCAGTTTGATGTCAATCCCCAGGAATATCGTAAAGTCACAAAACGAATAGACTGA